From Halorubrum salinarum, the proteins below share one genomic window:
- a CDS encoding glutaredoxin family protein, whose protein sequence is MSEPQITLYRLQACPYCERVVRTLNELDVEYRSRYVEPMHSERNVVKRVSGARSVPAIVDRETGVTMSESANIVEYLKGTYGEEGA, encoded by the coding sequence ATGAGCGAGCCACAGATCACCCTGTACCGGCTGCAGGCGTGCCCGTACTGCGAGCGCGTCGTCCGGACGCTGAACGAGCTCGACGTAGAGTACCGCTCCCGCTACGTCGAGCCGATGCACTCCGAGCGCAACGTCGTCAAGCGCGTCTCCGGCGCCCGGAGCGTGCCGGCGATCGTCGACCGGGAGACCGGCGTCACCATGTCCGAGAGCGCGAACATCGTCGAGTACCTGAAGGGAACGTACGGCGAGGAGGGGGCCTGA
- a CDS encoding DUF5781 family protein — protein sequence MDLRVQGDVPPDPFLGAADLFETERSVEAPVRVVVREDPDERTWAGHYDDHHVLNVSRRAATSAMARELAIHELAHMARYEEGHPSHLQSTEEALYLGLSGETVERRKLAHCYQIANHMKDIYADDITLSVAPADKLLGFLESTLAAAVADRPDVSRTGSPPVTAGADPEITAVNAAFALALVERHGIAGPDHRIYDLARAAGSDTDAVDVDAFKERFLDLGHDPSESDYRKALVAAARAYAV from the coding sequence ATGGATCTTCGCGTTCAGGGGGACGTACCCCCCGACCCGTTTCTCGGCGCCGCGGACCTCTTCGAGACCGAGCGCTCCGTGGAGGCGCCGGTCCGCGTCGTGGTCCGCGAGGACCCGGACGAGCGGACCTGGGCCGGCCACTACGACGACCACCACGTGCTGAACGTCTCCCGGCGGGCCGCCACGAGCGCGATGGCGCGCGAGCTGGCGATCCACGAGCTCGCACACATGGCCCGGTACGAGGAGGGACACCCCTCGCACCTCCAGTCGACGGAGGAGGCGCTGTACCTCGGGCTCTCCGGCGAGACAGTGGAGCGCCGCAAGCTCGCGCACTGTTACCAGATCGCGAACCACATGAAAGACATCTACGCCGACGACATCACGCTCTCGGTGGCCCCCGCGGACAAGCTGCTCGGCTTCCTCGAATCCACGCTGGCGGCCGCGGTCGCGGACCGCCCCGACGTGTCGCGCACCGGCTCGCCGCCGGTGACGGCGGGCGCCGACCCCGAGATAACGGCCGTCAACGCGGCGTTCGCGCTGGCGCTGGTCGAGCGCCACGGCATCGCGGGCCCCGACCACCGCATCTACGACCTCGCGCGCGCCGCCGGCAGCGACACCGACGCCGTCGACGTCGACGCGTTCAAGGAGCGCTTCCTCGACCTCGGCCACGACCCCTCCGAGAGCGACTACCGGAAGGCGCTCGTCGCCGCCGCCCGCGCCTACGCGGTCTGA
- a CDS encoding energy-coupling factor transporter transmembrane component T family protein: MTLSYVPGDSVGHRLDPRSKLLVQVAFAAAAYAYTTPRGLAVLTPLAASCLLAADGGARDLWAYRVALPFLLVAPLVAGATLGAPWFRVERAAGTALASYRVFLILVVAAAYVRSTPVRESRAAVQRTIPGRPGVFLGAGVALVFRFLPLLRRDLFAARDAMRARLGGERPVRDRMRIVAVAGIDRALSRADRLGTALVARCFAWNPTLPRLAFRRVDAPALALAGCLFAAAVLRIA, from the coding sequence ATGACGCTGTCGTACGTCCCCGGCGACTCGGTCGGCCACCGCCTCGACCCGCGCTCGAAGCTGCTCGTCCAGGTCGCCTTCGCGGCGGCGGCGTACGCGTACACCACGCCGCGCGGGCTCGCCGTCCTCACCCCTCTCGCCGCCTCCTGCCTCCTCGCGGCCGACGGCGGCGCCCGCGACCTCTGGGCGTACCGGGTCGCGCTCCCGTTCCTCCTCGTCGCACCGCTCGTGGCCGGCGCGACCCTCGGCGCGCCGTGGTTTCGGGTCGAGCGCGCGGCCGGCACGGCGCTCGCGAGCTACCGCGTCTTCCTCATCTTGGTCGTCGCGGCCGCGTACGTCCGGTCGACGCCGGTCCGGGAGTCGCGCGCGGCGGTCCAGCGAACGATACCGGGGCGACCGGGCGTCTTCCTCGGCGCGGGCGTCGCGCTCGTCTTCCGGTTCCTGCCGCTCCTGCGGCGCGACCTGTTCGCGGCGCGCGACGCCATGCGGGCGCGCCTCGGCGGCGAGCGCCCCGTCCGCGACCGGATGCGGATCGTCGCCGTCGCTGGGATCGACCGCGCGCTCTCACGGGCCGACCGGCTCGGGACGGCGCTCGTCGCCCGCTGTTTCGCGTGGAACCCGACGCTCCCGCGGCTGGCGTTCCGGCGCGTCGACGCCCCGGCGCTGGCGCTCGCCGGGTGCCTGTTCGCGGCCGCCGTCCTGCGGATCGCGTGA
- a CDS encoding HAH_0734 family protein: MHHLIIRGDPDIRKDAVIEHDGEELVCFGINVQGGWHGPDEPQLWCTVGTEDEREAYDKREYVPHWLDVETVDAEDLDVIKAKGDLSV, encoded by the coding sequence ATGCACCACCTCATCATCCGCGGCGACCCCGACATCCGGAAGGACGCGGTGATCGAGCACGACGGCGAGGAGCTGGTCTGTTTCGGCATCAACGTTCAGGGGGGCTGGCACGGCCCGGACGAGCCGCAGCTCTGGTGTACCGTCGGCACGGAAGACGAGCGCGAGGCGTACGACAAACGCGAGTACGTCCCCCACTGGCTCGACGTCGAGACGGTCGACGCCGAGGACCTCGACGTGATCAAAGCGAAGGGCGACCTCTCCGTCTAG
- a CDS encoding energy-coupling factor ABC transporter ATP-binding protein, which produces MIEVQEVTCRYDGADEGGVTAVDDVSLSIPDGQFLIVAGANGSGKTTLVRTFNGLVDPDAGRVTVNGTPVETDLVAARTAVGMVFQDPRDQFVAATVGADVAFGPENLGLAHAEIDRRVEAALDAVNMAGRETDRIASLSGGERERVAIAGALAMEPDHLVLDEPFTGLDEPARRSVVERLRALRREGTGVVVVTHDLRDVFGVADRVVGLADGRVAVDAPPAEAAAALPGLDVRVPEGDLAAPRPSDG; this is translated from the coding sequence GTGATCGAGGTCCAGGAGGTCACCTGTCGGTACGACGGGGCCGATGAGGGCGGCGTCACGGCCGTCGACGACGTCTCCCTCTCGATCCCCGACGGCCAGTTCCTGATCGTCGCTGGCGCGAACGGCTCCGGGAAGACGACGCTGGTCCGGACGTTCAACGGGCTCGTCGACCCCGACGCCGGCCGCGTGACGGTCAACGGGACCCCCGTCGAGACCGACCTCGTCGCTGCCCGGACCGCGGTCGGGATGGTGTTTCAGGACCCCCGCGACCAGTTCGTCGCGGCGACCGTCGGCGCCGACGTGGCCTTCGGGCCGGAGAACCTCGGCCTCGCGCACGCGGAGATAGACCGCCGCGTCGAGGCCGCGCTCGACGCCGTCAACATGGCCGGCCGCGAGACCGACCGGATCGCGTCGCTGTCGGGCGGCGAGCGCGAGCGCGTCGCGATCGCCGGCGCGCTGGCGATGGAGCCCGACCACCTCGTCTTGGACGAGCCGTTCACCGGCCTCGACGAGCCGGCGCGGCGCTCGGTCGTCGAGCGGCTCCGCGCGCTCCGCCGCGAGGGGACCGGCGTCGTCGTCGTCACCCACGACCTCCGGGACGTGTTCGGCGTCGCCGACCGCGTGGTCGGCTTAGCGGACGGCCGCGTCGCCGTCGACGCCCCGCCGGCCGAGGCGGCCGCGGCGCTCCCCGGGCTCGACGTGCGCGTCCCCGAGGGCGACCTCGCCGCGCCCCGCCCGAGCGACGGATGA
- a CDS encoding L-threonylcarbamoyladenylate synthase, with product MTADTSDDGPDRSEALRAAAAAVDRGDLVVYPTETVYGLGANALDPEAVERVFDLKGRDRSNPLSLGVASVDDALRYTRPTELAVAFARAFLPGPVTVVVERGDRVPDALTAGRDRVGIRVPDHDIARALLAETGPLTATSANVSGTGSVTDPSDLSDRIRGGVAAVIDGGEAPGTESTVVDPEAGTIHRRGAMAGAIEAWLADPPVEG from the coding sequence GTGACCGCCGACACGAGCGACGACGGACCGGACCGATCCGAGGCGCTGCGCGCGGCGGCCGCCGCCGTCGACCGCGGCGACCTCGTCGTCTACCCGACCGAGACGGTGTACGGGCTGGGCGCCAACGCGCTCGACCCCGAGGCCGTCGAGCGCGTCTTCGACCTGAAGGGCCGCGACCGGTCGAACCCCCTCTCGCTCGGCGTCGCGAGCGTCGACGACGCGCTCCGCTACACCCGACCGACGGAGCTGGCCGTCGCCTTCGCGCGGGCGTTCCTCCCGGGGCCGGTGACGGTCGTCGTCGAGCGCGGCGACCGGGTGCCCGACGCGCTCACCGCCGGGCGCGACCGCGTCGGGATCCGCGTGCCAGACCACGACATCGCGCGGGCGCTGCTGGCCGAGACCGGTCCCCTCACCGCGACGAGCGCGAACGTCTCCGGGACGGGCAGCGTCACCGACCCGAGCGACCTCTCCGACCGGATCCGCGGGGGGGTCGCCGCCGTGATCGACGGCGGCGAGGCGCCCGGCACGGAGAGCACTGTCGTCGACCCCGAGGCGGGGACGATCCACCGGCGCGGGGCGATGGCCGGCGCCATCGAGGCGTGGCTGGCGGACCCGCCGGTAGAGGGGTGA
- a CDS encoding biotin transporter BioY — protein MATNTESVDLVGDEAATNLARAALFAALVGAFAYVSFPFPVSPAPVTLQVLGVFLAGIFLGPVWGAAALVLYLAAGALGAPVFSGGAAGFGELVGATGGYLWSYPLAAGLVGAIAHRGAALRDLDAVSAPLLVAAMTAGTVVVYAMGIAGLYLTLDLTLAESVIQGAVVFLPAEGAKMAAAIGIVRSDAIAAR, from the coding sequence ATGGCAACGAACACGGAGTCCGTCGACCTCGTCGGCGACGAGGCGGCGACGAACCTCGCGCGCGCCGCGCTGTTCGCGGCGCTCGTCGGCGCGTTCGCGTACGTATCGTTCCCGTTCCCGGTGTCGCCCGCGCCCGTCACGCTCCAGGTGCTCGGCGTGTTCCTCGCCGGGATCTTCCTCGGCCCCGTCTGGGGCGCCGCCGCGCTGGTCCTCTACCTCGCGGCCGGGGCGCTCGGCGCGCCGGTGTTCTCCGGCGGCGCGGCGGGCTTCGGCGAGCTCGTGGGCGCGACCGGCGGCTACCTCTGGTCGTACCCGCTCGCGGCCGGACTCGTGGGGGCGATCGCCCACCGCGGCGCCGCGCTCCGCGACCTCGACGCCGTCTCCGCCCCGCTCCTCGTGGCCGCCATGACCGCGGGGACGGTCGTCGTCTACGCGATGGGGATCGCCGGCCTCTACCTGACGCTCGACCTCACCCTCGCGGAGTCGGTGATCCAGGGCGCCGTGGTCTTCCTCCCGGCCGAGGGCGCGAAGATGGCCGCGGCGATCGGCATCGTCCGATCGGACGCGATCGCGGCGCGGTGA
- a CDS encoding queuosine precursor transporter: protein MSSRTAAGESGPFRTDPLDRSAVAAVALITLFTVALATAQLTAAKVLALPLPVALPVVGPEILLPGAALAYALTFLASDCYAELYGRRATQVVVNVAFLANFLVLALVWSTLAAPGVDPEVSAAFQTALGPAANIVAGSLLAYVVSQNWDVFVFHAIRDRTGERMLWLRNIGSTATSQAIDTAIFVGVAFYVAPTLLGAGPVFGPSALLALGLGQYILKLGIAVLDTPVVYLIVGAVRN, encoded by the coding sequence ATGAGTAGCCGGACCGCGGCCGGCGAGAGCGGCCCCTTCCGGACCGACCCCCTCGACCGGTCGGCGGTCGCGGCGGTCGCGCTGATCACGCTGTTCACCGTCGCGCTCGCGACCGCACAGCTCACGGCCGCGAAGGTGCTCGCGCTGCCGCTCCCGGTCGCGCTGCCGGTCGTCGGGCCGGAGATCCTGCTGCCCGGCGCGGCGCTGGCGTACGCGCTCACGTTCCTGGCGTCGGACTGCTACGCGGAGCTGTACGGGCGGCGGGCGACGCAGGTGGTCGTCAACGTCGCGTTCCTCGCGAACTTCCTCGTGTTGGCGCTCGTGTGGTCGACGCTCGCGGCGCCCGGGGTCGACCCCGAGGTGTCGGCCGCCTTCCAGACCGCGCTCGGGCCCGCGGCGAACATCGTCGCCGGGAGCCTGCTGGCGTACGTCGTCAGTCAGAACTGGGACGTGTTCGTCTTCCACGCGATCCGCGACCGCACCGGCGAGCGCATGCTGTGGCTCCGCAACATCGGTTCGACCGCCACGAGCCAGGCGATAGACACCGCCATCTTCGTCGGCGTCGCCTTCTACGTCGCGCCGACCCTGCTCGGCGCCGGTCCGGTGTTCGGGCCCTCGGCGCTGCTCGCGCTCGGCCTCGGCCAGTACATCCTGAAGCTCGGGATCGCGGTCCTCGACACGCCGGTCGTCTACCTGATCGTCGGCGCGGTCCGGAACTGA
- a CDS encoding redoxin domain-containing protein has product MPEFDVVSLPETDHVAEGDTAPDFTRPLVNGEYWEDRALADVVDGPTLLLFHPMDGTFQGTYLYNTVDDHGWSDDLDVLGVSISTPYAHKRLLAERGDGVRIFSDPGAGVVEEYGLAHEIDGMTGITESRPAVFLLDADRTVEYAWVASEHPEFPDAEAIGDAVADLVD; this is encoded by the coding sequence ATGCCGGAGTTCGACGTCGTCTCCCTGCCCGAGACGGACCACGTCGCCGAGGGCGACACGGCGCCCGACTTCACCCGCCCGCTCGTGAACGGCGAGTACTGGGAGGACCGCGCGCTCGCCGACGTGGTCGACGGCCCGACGCTCCTCCTGTTCCACCCCATGGACGGCACCTTCCAGGGGACGTACCTCTACAACACGGTCGACGACCACGGGTGGAGCGACGACCTCGACGTGCTCGGCGTCTCCATCTCGACGCCGTACGCCCACAAGCGCCTCCTCGCCGAGCGCGGCGACGGCGTCCGGATCTTCTCCGACCCGGGCGCGGGCGTCGTCGAGGAGTACGGCCTCGCACACGAGATCGACGGCATGACCGGGATCACGGAGAGCCGTCCCGCCGTCTTCCTGCTCGACGCCGACCGCACGGTGGAGTACGCGTGGGTCGCGAGCGAACATCCCGAGTTCCCCGACGCCGAGGCGATCGGCGACGCGGTCGCCGACCTCGTCGACTGA
- a CDS encoding ribbon-helix-helix domain-containing protein, whose product MPKISVEIPAELLADLDEHVGDDGKFVNRSDAVRASIRKNLDLLDEIDARHDRLDGDRASTAAESRGGADE is encoded by the coding sequence ATGCCCAAGATAAGCGTCGAGATCCCGGCGGAGCTGCTCGCCGACCTCGACGAACACGTCGGCGACGACGGGAAGTTCGTGAACCGCAGCGACGCGGTGCGCGCGTCGATCCGCAAGAACCTCGACCTGCTCGACGAGATCGACGCCCGCCACGACCGGCTCGACGGCGACCGCGCGTCGACCGCGGCCGAGTCGCGCGGAGGAGCCGATGAGTAG
- a CDS encoding hemolysin family protein yields MGLWSSTLTAGLLQIQMPGDTVVAALGALTILVLIALSAFFSSSEIAMFSLPQHRIDSLVEDGVPGSETVKALKTDPHRLLITILVGNNIVNIAMSSISTGLLVYLGLGQGQAVTIATFGITALVLLFGESAPKSYAVENTESWALRIARPLKLSEYVLLPLVVLFDYLTRVVNKITGGRSAIESSYVTRDEIQDIIETGEREGVIDEEEREMLDRIFRFNNTIAKEVMTPRLDVTAVAKEDTVEEAIETCIQADHERVPVYEGNLDNIVGVVTVRDLVRELRYSEGTPSLERVVKPTLHVPESKNADELLAEMQENRLQMVTVIDEFGTTEGIITLEDVAEEIVGEILEGDESAPVEFVDDDVAVVQGQVNIDEVNEILGIELPEGEEFETLAGFVFNRAGRLVEEGEEIEFDGVRIRIERVDNTRIMSARVTVLDGGAAEAEESSAPVEAADATDEGAAEADGEGDPVQNDAE; encoded by the coding sequence ATGGGCTTGTGGTCGAGTACGCTGACGGCCGGTCTCCTCCAGATACAGATGCCCGGCGACACCGTCGTCGCCGCGCTCGGCGCGCTCACGATCCTGGTGTTGATCGCGCTGTCGGCGTTCTTCTCCTCGTCGGAGATCGCGATGTTCTCCCTGCCGCAGCACCGCATCGACAGCCTCGTCGAAGACGGGGTGCCGGGCTCGGAGACGGTGAAGGCGCTGAAGACCGACCCGCACCGGCTCCTCATCACGATCCTCGTCGGCAACAACATCGTCAACATCGCGATGTCCTCCATCTCCACCGGGCTGCTCGTCTACCTCGGCCTCGGGCAGGGGCAGGCAGTCACCATCGCCACCTTCGGGATCACGGCGCTCGTCCTGCTGTTCGGCGAGAGCGCGCCGAAGTCGTACGCGGTCGAGAACACCGAGTCGTGGGCGCTACGCATCGCCCGCCCGCTGAAGCTCTCCGAGTACGTCCTCCTCCCGCTCGTGGTCCTGTTCGACTACCTGACCCGGGTCGTCAACAAGATCACCGGCGGGCGCTCGGCGATCGAGTCGTCGTACGTCACCCGCGACGAGATCCAGGACATCATCGAGACCGGCGAGCGCGAGGGCGTCATCGACGAGGAGGAGCGCGAGATGCTCGACCGCATCTTCCGGTTCAACAACACCATCGCCAAGGAGGTGATGACCCCGCGGCTCGACGTCACGGCGGTCGCGAAGGAGGATACCGTCGAGGAGGCGATCGAGACGTGCATCCAGGCCGACCACGAGCGCGTCCCCGTCTACGAGGGGAACCTCGACAACATCGTCGGCGTCGTCACGGTGCGCGACCTGGTCCGCGAGCTCCGCTACTCCGAGGGGACGCCCTCCCTGGAGCGGGTCGTCAAGCCGACGCTCCACGTCCCCGAGTCGAAGAACGCCGACGAGCTGCTCGCTGAGATGCAGGAGAACCGCCTCCAGATGGTCACCGTCATCGACGAGTTCGGCACCACGGAGGGGATCATCACGCTGGAGGACGTGGCCGAGGAGATCGTCGGCGAGATCCTCGAAGGCGACGAGTCGGCGCCGGTGGAGTTCGTCGACGACGACGTCGCCGTTGTTCAGGGACAGGTCAACATCGACGAGGTGAACGAGATACTCGGGATCGAACTGCCCGAGGGCGAGGAGTTCGAGACGCTCGCCGGCTTCGTGTTCAACCGCGCGGGGCGGCTCGTCGAGGAGGGCGAAGAGATCGAGTTCGACGGCGTCCGGATCCGCATCGAGCGCGTCGACAACACTCGAATCATGTCCGCGCGCGTGACCGTCCTCGACGGCGGCGCCGCCGAGGCGGAGGAGTCGAGCGCGCCCGTCGAGGCCGCGGACGCGACCGACGAGGGCGCCGCGGAGGCCGACGGCGAGGGCGATCCGGTCCAGAACGACGCGGAGTGA
- a CDS encoding WD40/YVTN/BNR-like repeat-containing protein — protein sequence MRIYAAYDDGLRIVDPATGAVETRLSGQRVECLSVTRREAGGDDPGRPRVLAGTFDAGLFRSVDGGERFARAAASTLGPEGSGPDAVTAVATSPHDPAVVWIGTEPSRTYRSADGGETADPVGGLTDLPSADEWSFPPRPDTHHVRWIEPCPADPERWLVGIEAGALAVTADGGATWTDRPAGARRDTHAMATHSDAPDRVYAAAGDGFAESDDRGDSWRVPDAGLDHGYAWGLAVDPGDPDTALVSAAAGAMAAHRRGESYLYRYRRGEEGGAADSERGPGAFERLDDRGFPTGEGTYRAVLAGGRTAGEVWALSNRGLFVTRDAGDSFEQVPVDLPDRAARALAVG from the coding sequence ATGCGCATCTACGCGGCCTACGACGACGGCCTCCGGATCGTCGACCCCGCGACCGGCGCGGTCGAGACGCGCCTTTCCGGCCAGCGCGTCGAGTGCCTCTCCGTCACGCGCCGCGAGGCCGGGGGCGACGACCCCGGGCGACCGCGCGTCCTCGCGGGGACGTTCGACGCGGGGCTGTTCCGGTCCGTCGACGGCGGCGAGCGGTTCGCCCGCGCGGCCGCCTCGACGCTCGGCCCCGAGGGGTCCGGTCCCGACGCGGTGACCGCGGTCGCGACGAGCCCGCACGACCCCGCGGTCGTCTGGATCGGGACGGAGCCCTCGCGGACGTACCGCTCCGCCGACGGCGGCGAGACGGCCGATCCGGTCGGCGGCCTGACGGATCTCCCCTCCGCCGACGAGTGGTCGTTCCCGCCCCGGCCGGACACCCACCACGTGCGGTGGATCGAGCCCTGCCCGGCCGACCCCGAGCGGTGGCTCGTCGGCATCGAGGCGGGCGCGCTCGCCGTGACCGCGGACGGCGGCGCGACGTGGACCGACCGCCCGGCGGGCGCCCGACGGGACACGCACGCGATGGCGACCCACTCGGACGCGCCCGACCGCGTCTACGCCGCGGCCGGCGACGGCTTCGCCGAGAGCGACGACCGCGGCGACTCGTGGCGCGTCCCCGACGCCGGCCTCGACCACGGGTACGCCTGGGGGCTCGCGGTCGACCCGGGCGACCCCGACACCGCGCTGGTCAGCGCGGCCGCGGGCGCGATGGCCGCCCACCGCCGCGGCGAGAGCTACCTCTACCGCTACCGGCGCGGCGAGGAGGGAGGAGCGGCGGACTCCGAGCGCGGTCCCGGCGCGTTCGAGCGCCTCGACGACCGCGGGTTCCCGACGGGCGAGGGCACCTACCGGGCGGTGCTGGCCGGGGGTCGGACCGCCGGGGAGGTCTGGGCGCTCTCGAACCGCGGGCTCTTCGTCACCCGCGACGCGGGCGACTCCTTCGAGCAGGTCCCGGTCGACCTCCCGGACCGGGCGGCGCGGGCGCTCGCGGTCGGCTGA